One Gadus morhua chromosome 1, gadMor3.0, whole genome shotgun sequence DNA segment encodes these proteins:
- the LOC115547108 gene encoding uncharacterized protein LOC115547108, producing MARQRGSNFSTFEKMLLSELMEDFGIIIEDKKTDSVTLEKKEETWVMLAERFNGSTGIKEARDKSQLKACWKNLKAKAKKDAAEERRGMFKTGGGPPPMITDPLSKKIINMIPQQISPLPNPYDDDGALERNTATEIETETFIVLDLIEPLEPDDGNLREEAASPVNAPAEKRSKLGCHRELLRLETERCMLDIENAHIKKEVLLLQKEVLSLQKQKLLDICEPQL from the exons ATGGCACGTCAACGAGGATCAAACTTTTCCACATTTGAAAAGATGTTGCTGTCGGAATTGATGGAGGACTTTGGTATTATAATTGAGGATAAAAAGACTGACAGCGTTACGCTGGAAAAAAAGGAGGAGACCTGGGTCATGTTAGCGGAGCGCTTCAATGGCTCAACTGGCATTAAGGAGGCGAGGGACAAGTCACAACTGAAAGCCTGCTGGAAGAACTTAAAGGCAAAGGCAAAAAAGGATGcggcagaagagaggagggggatgttTAAAACTGGCGGAGGACCACCACCAATGATTACGGACCCTCTATCGAAAAAAATCATTAATATGATCCCGCAGCAGATTTCCCCCCTCCCTAACCCATACGACGATGACGGCGCATTAGAGAGGAATACAGCGACAGAAATTGAAA ctGAAACTTTCATTGTGCTCGACCTGATTGAGCCACTGGAGCCGGATGATGGAAACCTGAGAGAAGAAGCAGCATCACCAGTGAATGCCCCTGCTGAAAAGCGCTCTAAGCTTGGCTGTCACCGGGAACTTCTGAGATTGGAGACAGAAAGATGCATGCTTGACATCGAAAATGCCCATATAAAAAAAGAAGTCCTTTTGCTTCAGAAAGAGGTCCTATCGCTTCAGAAGCAAAAGCTACTCGACATATGCGAGCCGCAACTATAA